A stretch of the Haloplanus aerogenes genome encodes the following:
- a CDS encoding ribbon-helix-helix domain-containing protein, which yields MASLTIKLPDNQKSEIEAIAGEKNYNSVSEYVREALRDKVEEDLFLRPEVAEKLRKRLKKHRDGDVEVVSHEEVLEELGLDED from the coding sequence GTGGCATCGCTGACAATCAAGCTTCCAGACAATCAGAAGTCCGAAATCGAAGCTATCGCTGGGGAGAAAAACTACAACAGCGTCTCGGAGTACGTACGGGAGGCCCTCCGCGACAAAGTAGAGGAAGATCTATTTCTCCGACCAGAAGTCGCTGAAAAGCTCCGAAAACGACTCAAGAAACACAGGGACGGAGACGTCGAAGTAGTCTCCCACGAGGAAGTCTTGGAAGAGCTGGGACTGGATGAAGATTAA
- a CDS encoding tyrosine-type recombinase/integrase: MKEWEKTILDNKHDAVNQFLQSKENTGKSKRTLNAYSRILQKFYHEHFPELTPQETEVRHVEQYLGALNHRGLTQNTKRRYLESISAFFTWAMKRPRFEDINGNPAAVLLEDIPKQVRNRPDCATWENAKKVVKAINDPRDKVIAAFLAKTGCRVTEAVNIRRDDVMTDEGFVRLRERKGGKQTVVPIDGEMIRAFQRFEVLRHGDTEDMFVSMKGNRIGRERIRRTIRSAAVRADVMEEGETRFHKKFTPHTFRSVFTTLMRNQGMSDHILQYIRGDSEQDIMDVYTRVDRTEAREEYLECIKKLEF, from the coding sequence ATGAAGGAGTGGGAAAAGACCATCCTCGACAACAAGCACGACGCCGTCAACCAGTTCCTCCAGAGCAAGGAGAACACGGGGAAGTCCAAGCGAACGCTCAACGCGTACAGCCGGATACTCCAGAAATTCTACCACGAACACTTCCCCGAACTCACGCCACAGGAGACGGAGGTGCGCCACGTCGAACAGTACCTCGGAGCACTCAACCACCGAGGCCTGACACAGAACACGAAACGGCGCTACCTCGAATCCATATCCGCATTCTTCACCTGGGCCATGAAACGCCCACGCTTCGAAGACATCAACGGAAATCCCGCCGCGGTCTTACTGGAGGATATTCCGAAACAGGTCCGGAACCGACCGGACTGCGCCACGTGGGAGAACGCGAAGAAGGTCGTCAAGGCGATCAACGATCCACGCGACAAGGTCATCGCCGCCTTCCTCGCTAAAACCGGGTGCAGGGTAACGGAAGCGGTCAACATCCGCAGGGACGACGTGATGACCGACGAGGGATTCGTCCGTCTCCGGGAACGGAAGGGTGGGAAGCAGACTGTCGTCCCTATCGACGGCGAAATGATCCGGGCCTTCCAGCGGTTCGAAGTCCTCCGCCACGGCGACACCGAGGACATGTTCGTCTCGATGAAGGGCAACCGGATCGGCCGGGAGCGAATCCGGCGAACCATCCGAAGCGCCGCAGTCCGCGCCGACGTGATGGAGGAAGGCGAAACCCGTTTCCACAAGAAATTCACGCCTCACACCTTCCGCAGCGTCTTCACCACGCTGATGCGGAACCAAGGCATGAGTGACCACATCCTCCAGTACATCCGCGGCGACTCGGAGCAGGACATCATGGACGTGTACACCCGCGTCGACCGGACGGAGGCCCGAGAAGAATACCTGGAGTGCATCAAAAAACTGGAATTCTAA
- a CDS encoding ArsA family ATPase — protein sequence MTDETDIVLYGGKGGVGKTTCAAAHALGLAAAGKRTLVVSTDPAHSLGDSFDRSLDADPTEVADALFAVEVDSEAGQEAYRSVVEALVAEFRDAGLPLDESDLERLFDAGLIPGGDEVAALEYIARYADADYDTVVFDTAPTGHTLRLLDLPDVLAETLGVAGDVQRRVRRTARAARSMVLGPAAYWGGGGDDNADAVTTLHDRVEAVGTLLRDPTRTSFRVVCTPERMAIAESERLVARLREAEVPVDALVVNRLFTNPDDCDCARCRRDERRHADRLAAVEGTFDLPVRRVPELDGEAQGMDALERVAGVL from the coding sequence ATGACCGACGAGACGGATATCGTCCTCTACGGCGGGAAAGGCGGCGTCGGCAAGACGACCTGTGCGGCGGCCCACGCACTTGGTCTGGCGGCGGCGGGGAAGCGAACGCTCGTCGTCTCCACGGACCCCGCCCACTCGCTGGGCGACTCGTTCGACCGCTCGCTGGACGCGGACCCGACCGAGGTAGCCGACGCGCTGTTCGCCGTCGAGGTGGATTCCGAGGCGGGACAGGAGGCGTACCGCAGCGTCGTCGAGGCGCTCGTCGCCGAGTTCCGCGACGCCGGCCTCCCTCTCGACGAGTCGGATCTCGAACGGCTCTTCGACGCCGGACTGATCCCCGGCGGGGACGAGGTGGCGGCGCTTGAGTATATCGCTCGCTACGCCGACGCCGACTACGACACCGTGGTCTTCGACACGGCGCCGACGGGCCACACTCTGCGCTTGCTGGACCTGCCCGACGTACTGGCGGAGACGCTGGGCGTCGCCGGCGACGTGCAACGGCGGGTGCGCCGGACCGCCCGCGCCGCGCGGAGCATGGTTCTCGGGCCGGCGGCGTACTGGGGTGGCGGGGGCGACGACAACGCGGACGCGGTGACGACCCTTCACGACCGCGTCGAGGCGGTGGGAACGCTCTTGCGCGACCCCACCCGCACCAGCTTCCGGGTCGTCTGCACGCCAGAGCGCATGGCCATCGCGGAGAGCGAACGCCTCGTCGCCCGCCTGCGCGAGGCCGAGGTGCCGGTCGACGCGCTGGTCGTGAATCGGCTGTTCACGAACCCGGATGACTGCGACTGTGCGCGGTGTCGGCGGGACGAGCGCCGCCACGCCGACCGACTCGCCGCGGTGGAGGGGACGTTCGACCTGCCGGTCCGACGCGTCCCCGAACTCGACGGCGAGGCGCAAGGGATGGACGCGCTGGAGCGGGTGGCGGGGGTGCTCTAG